Proteins found in one Paenibacillus wynnii genomic segment:
- a CDS encoding LysM peptidoglycan-binding domain-containing protein, giving the protein MKIHIVKQGDTLYALSQKYGVPLQILIEGNPQISNPDVLEVGGKVKIPSTPVTMPDNNDVYYKHTVRQGDTLWKLSKAWGIPLQEMIAANPQLKNPNALLVGEVVNIPKKGMAPLQSTQPMHMSTHMTDKTQPGGKTYTGPIEQPLMVDLPPEAPVNVMPVEVPPVQVMPTEVAPVQEKMMHSETQSLFVQISVPTQEAVSYYEMPPVPVNQPIPMVQPAQITKSAPIHHVAPVNMTAPMHHMAPANMTAPMHHMAPANMAAPIHQIAPMAQHMPCSCDKSAGYPGLTENPNFYDCPPAYPLYEPMQDMAMYAPMNQIQPLSYEPECMPPFYYPNNMYSPVDIPDPCYPNAMPNYMEASVGGVNPNNNYPMYAAPQYVDPYQNMPWPTSCGCGMGEHVQSIQANPYEMPMNNSFPTYTNQPSYSPYDSVMPQMTSPSGMPGSPENMYGHSMVSSIPPIPQYPGLGNESYGYHNRITEFQQQANNIQDDFQITEDIPTTKGTEESLASSEEVKLESSPKVKTSSRSAKPAKTETSKAQRSSKNKGAAPIKKRRNPWISN; this is encoded by the coding sequence GTGAAAATACACATTGTCAAACAAGGCGATACGCTGTATGCATTATCGCAAAAGTACGGAGTCCCGCTGCAAATATTAATTGAGGGCAATCCCCAAATCAGTAACCCGGATGTGTTGGAAGTTGGCGGCAAAGTGAAAATACCTTCGACTCCAGTTACGATGCCGGACAACAATGATGTTTACTACAAACATACTGTGAGACAAGGGGATACATTGTGGAAGCTGTCCAAAGCATGGGGAATCCCTCTGCAGGAAATGATTGCCGCCAACCCTCAATTAAAGAACCCGAATGCCCTTCTTGTGGGAGAAGTCGTTAATATTCCTAAAAAAGGGATGGCGCCGCTGCAATCAACACAACCTATGCACATGTCGACCCATATGACAGATAAAACACAGCCTGGAGGAAAAACGTACACAGGACCTATTGAACAGCCGCTGATGGTAGATCTTCCACCTGAAGCTCCAGTTAATGTAATGCCAGTTGAAGTGCCTCCAGTTCAAGTAATGCCAACAGAAGTAGCTCCAGTTCAGGAAAAGATGATGCACTCCGAGACACAAAGCTTGTTTGTGCAGATCTCTGTGCCTACGCAGGAAGCTGTATCCTACTATGAAATGCCGCCTGTTCCGGTAAACCAGCCTATCCCAATGGTCCAACCCGCTCAAATAACTAAATCAGCACCAATACACCATGTAGCTCCAGTAAACATGACAGCACCAATGCATCATATGGCTCCGGCAAACATGACAGCACCAATGCATCATATGGCTCCGGCAAACATGGCAGCACCAATACATCAGATTGCTCCTATGGCTCAGCATATGCCTTGCAGTTGTGATAAATCAGCGGGATATCCGGGTTTAACAGAAAATCCCAACTTCTATGATTGCCCGCCTGCCTATCCGCTGTATGAACCGATGCAGGATATGGCTATGTATGCTCCTATGAACCAAATTCAACCGCTCTCGTATGAGCCGGAGTGCATGCCTCCATTTTATTATCCGAACAATATGTACTCACCGGTTGATATTCCTGATCCATGCTACCCCAATGCGATGCCTAACTATATGGAAGCATCTGTAGGGGGAGTCAACCCGAACAACAACTATCCTATGTATGCTGCACCTCAATATGTGGATCCGTACCAGAACATGCCGTGGCCAACTTCGTGTGGATGTGGAATGGGTGAACATGTACAGTCAATCCAAGCTAATCCTTATGAAATGCCAATGAATAATTCCTTTCCGACATATACAAATCAGCCTAGCTACTCTCCATACGATTCTGTAATGCCGCAAATGACATCTCCGAGTGGTATGCCAGGATCCCCGGAGAATATGTATGGACATTCGATGGTGTCGAGTATTCCTCCAATCCCGCAATATCCAGGCTTGGGTAATGAAAGTTACGGGTACCATAATCGTATAACCGAGTTTCAACAACAAGCAAATAACATTCAAGATGACTTTCAAATAACTGAGGATATTCCAACTACTAAAGGCACTGAGGAATCACTAGCTAGCAGTGAAGAGGTAAAGTTGGAATCATCTCCAAAAGTTAAAACTTCGAGTAGAAGTGCCAAACCAGCGAAGACGGAGACTTCAAAAGCACAGCGTTCAAGCAAGAATAAAGGGGCGGCACCCATTAAAAAGCGTAGAAATCCATGGATTTCGAATTAA
- the ilvE gene encoding branched-chain-amino-acid transaminase yields MAEQTIYLDGQFVTKENAKVSVFDHGFLYGDGIFEGIRIYNGNIFKCSEHLDRLYDSAKSIQLDIPLTYDEMLEAMAETIRRNEMRNGYIRLIVSRGPGNLGLDPRRCPKASVIIIVEQLAIYPEHAYINGLRAVSVSQRRNLPDALNPKIKSLNYLNNILVKIQSNLAEADEAIMMNAQGYVTEGSGDNIFIIKRGVVYTPPCYLGALEGITRQAIIELCEKLGYKLKEEPFTMHDIYIADEVFFTGTAAEVIAAREIDGRIIGEGHAGPITLKLLEEFRNVVDKDGYKVWES; encoded by the coding sequence ATGGCTGAACAAACGATTTATTTGGATGGACAATTTGTAACAAAAGAAAATGCAAAGGTATCTGTTTTTGATCATGGGTTTTTATATGGTGATGGTATTTTTGAAGGCATTCGTATTTATAACGGCAACATTTTTAAATGCTCGGAACACTTGGACAGGCTGTATGATTCAGCAAAATCTATTCAATTAGATATTCCATTGACATACGATGAAATGTTGGAAGCTATGGCGGAGACGATTCGTCGTAATGAGATGCGTAACGGATATATTCGTCTTATTGTCTCCCGCGGTCCAGGGAATTTAGGTCTTGATCCGCGTCGTTGTCCCAAAGCCAGTGTAATAATCATCGTTGAGCAATTAGCCATTTATCCTGAGCATGCTTATATTAACGGACTTCGTGCCGTTTCCGTATCGCAGCGCCGCAATCTCCCGGATGCTCTTAATCCAAAGATCAAATCCCTTAACTATCTGAATAATATTCTTGTTAAGATTCAGTCTAATCTGGCTGAAGCTGATGAAGCCATTATGATGAACGCTCAGGGATATGTTACTGAGGGTTCGGGTGATAATATTTTCATTATTAAAAGAGGCGTTGTGTATACACCTCCTTGCTATCTGGGGGCGCTGGAAGGAATTACGCGACAGGCTATCATTGAGCTGTGTGAGAAGCTGGGATACAAGCTGAAGGAAGAACCTTTTACTATGCATGATATTTATATCGCGGATGAAGTTTTCTTTACAGGAACAGCAGCAGAAGTTATTGCGGCTCGCGAAATTGACGGACGGATTATCGGTGAAGGTCATGCAGGCCCTATTACACTTAAGCTGCTTGAAGAATTCCGTAACGTTGTAGACAAAGACGGATACAAGGTTTGGGAATCCTAG
- the pheA gene encoding prephenate dehydratase yields MKSIAVLPQGSVSHEALLHLFGNEQINVVHHKLISDVFLSTVEGKTDYSVIPIENTIEGSVSLHIDWLVNEVDLPMQAEWIYPSVQNLISTPGEFKDANGKRDFSGIVKILSHPVATAQCGQYIREHAPWAELESVGSTSEAVEIVKNNPGRGWAAIGTALGAATHGLEIVDRKITDHDNNYTRFVLVGHDKIQLPRKSSGNKTSVLVTLPEDFPGALHQVLSTFAWRRLNLSRIESRPTKKKLGTYYFYIDVLEPIESILLQAAIEEIEALRCQVRILGSYPTYTYEEEKAEVQ; encoded by the coding sequence ATGAAATCCATAGCGGTACTGCCGCAGGGCTCCGTATCTCACGAAGCTCTACTGCATCTATTTGGTAATGAACAGATAAATGTTGTTCATCATAAGCTTATCTCCGATGTATTCTTATCTACAGTTGAGGGTAAGACAGATTACAGTGTGATCCCGATTGAGAACACCATTGAGGGTTCGGTTAGTCTGCACATCGATTGGTTGGTCAATGAAGTGGACCTACCCATGCAGGCGGAGTGGATATATCCTTCGGTTCAGAACTTAATCAGCACACCTGGTGAATTCAAAGATGCTAACGGAAAGAGAGATTTTTCAGGGATTGTGAAAATTCTTTCCCACCCTGTTGCAACCGCTCAATGTGGGCAGTATATCCGTGAGCACGCACCGTGGGCAGAGCTGGAATCGGTAGGAAGCACTTCCGAAGCTGTAGAGATTGTTAAGAACAATCCCGGGAGAGGCTGGGCTGCAATTGGTACGGCTCTTGGGGCAGCAACCCATGGTTTGGAAATTGTTGATCGGAAGATTACGGACCACGATAACAATTACACTCGATTTGTGCTAGTCGGACACGATAAGATCCAGCTCCCGCGTAAAAGTTCAGGTAACAAAACAAGTGTACTTGTAACTTTACCGGAAGACTTTCCAGGTGCGCTTCACCAGGTGTTATCCACCTTTGCTTGGCGTCGTTTGAATCTGTCGCGTATTGAATCACGTCCCACGAAAAAGAAACTGGGAACCTATTATTTTTACATTGATGTGCTCGAACCGATAGAATCTATCCTTCTGCAGGCCGCTATTGAGGAAATCGAGGCGCTTCGCTGTCAGGTACGGATTCTGGGCTCGTATCCCACATACACCTATGAGGAAGAGAAAGCGGAGGTGCAGTAG
- the thrB gene encoding homoserine kinase produces MRNSIQPHNYKRARIKVPASTANLGPGFDTLGMALSLYAWIEMQEAELTTFHLYGDEMKGLPQDKSNLIYQVAQMVFEEAGVSVPELEISMYSEIPLTRGLGSSASAIIGGMAAANAMIGSPLDNAKLFSMATAMEKHPDNVGASLFGGIITAVWDGIAADYIRIEPPADLEVLVIIPEFELATSKARGVLPSQVTVADAVYNISRTSLLTAALATGRLDLIRTAMQDRLHQPYRAPLVPGMERLLAEATNRGALGIALSGAGPTLLALVDRQETRKSELEAFLLETMREQGVAARTCWLSPCITGVSIELLDRNEMQSKSFLDMIKGDIRS; encoded by the coding sequence GTGAGAAACTCTATACAACCGCATAATTATAAAAGAGCAAGAATAAAGGTACCTGCAAGCACTGCGAATTTGGGTCCTGGTTTTGATACCCTTGGCATGGCCTTATCCTTATACGCATGGATTGAAATGCAGGAAGCGGAACTCACCACCTTCCATCTCTATGGAGATGAAATGAAGGGCTTGCCGCAGGACAAGAGTAACTTAATTTATCAGGTTGCCCAGATGGTATTTGAAGAAGCGGGTGTCTCTGTCCCGGAGCTGGAGATCTCAATGTATTCGGAGATTCCCTTGACACGGGGACTCGGAAGCAGTGCATCCGCCATTATTGGCGGTATGGCTGCAGCCAATGCTATGATAGGTTCACCTTTGGACAATGCCAAATTATTTAGCATGGCAACCGCCATGGAGAAGCATCCAGATAATGTGGGAGCCTCCCTTTTCGGAGGGATAATCACCGCTGTATGGGATGGTATCGCCGCTGACTATATACGGATTGAACCGCCGGCAGATCTTGAGGTGCTTGTAATTATCCCGGAATTTGAATTGGCTACTTCTAAAGCTAGAGGGGTTCTGCCGTCTCAAGTTACAGTTGCGGATGCAGTATATAATATTAGCCGTACATCCTTACTAACGGCAGCACTAGCCACTGGGCGGTTGGACTTAATCCGTACTGCGATGCAGGATCGTTTGCATCAGCCTTATCGGGCTCCGCTTGTTCCTGGAATGGAGAGGCTGCTTGCGGAAGCAACGAACCGGGGAGCTTTAGGTATTGCCCTTAGTGGTGCGGGTCCCACCTTACTTGCTCTGGTTGATCGCCAGGAGACTCGAAAGAGTGAACTTGAAGCTTTTCTATTGGAGACTATGAGAGAGCAAGGCGTTGCTGCACGGACATGCTGGCTTTCCCCCTGCATAACCGGGGTAAGCATAGAGCTGCTGGATAGAAACGAGATGCAAAGCAAATCATTTTTAGATATGATAAAAGGAGATATACGGTCATGA
- a CDS encoding homoserine dehydrogenase, which yields MKPVKVGLLGLGTVGTGVVRIVEGNQEHLSSQVGSPIIIERIAVKNSEKARDIDVDASKITTDPWEVIRDPEIDVIVEVMGGINGTKEYILEALDRGKHIITANKDLMALYGSEILAKAQEKQCDVFYEASVAGGIPIIRTLIEGFSSDRITKIMGIVNGTTNYILTKMSQEGATYSDALKEAQDLGYAESDPTSDVEGLDAARKMTILGTLGFRTNVELQDVTVKGISGVSKEDIAFAKRLGYEMKLLGIAECKDEEFNISVQPTMIRSGHPIASVNGVFNAVYVYGEAVGETMFYGAGAGAMPTATSIVADLVAVIKNLKLGVNGLKQIIPYKTKKIKSDENIFYKNFLLLHVDDKAGVLAKITQVFAEYDVSLDSVVQQANPNNPDAEIIIVTHNASKASMDKVLRHFDDLNVIRRVKSHYRVEG from the coding sequence ATGAAGCCAGTAAAGGTAGGATTGCTGGGACTGGGTACAGTGGGTACTGGAGTGGTCCGTATCGTTGAAGGAAATCAGGAGCATCTGAGCAGTCAGGTAGGTTCTCCGATCATTATTGAGCGTATTGCTGTTAAAAACTCGGAGAAGGCACGCGATATCGATGTGGACGCCTCCAAAATAACCACAGATCCGTGGGAAGTGATTCGTGACCCTGAAATTGATGTCATAGTCGAAGTCATGGGTGGGATTAATGGAACGAAGGAATATATCCTTGAAGCACTGGATCGCGGGAAGCATATTATAACTGCCAACAAGGATTTAATGGCTCTTTACGGTTCAGAGATATTGGCCAAAGCTCAAGAGAAGCAATGTGATGTGTTTTATGAAGCCAGTGTAGCGGGGGGCATCCCGATTATTCGCACACTGATAGAAGGTTTCTCATCCGACCGAATTACCAAAATTATGGGTATTGTTAATGGAACAACCAACTACATATTGACAAAAATGAGTCAGGAAGGCGCAACTTACAGTGACGCCCTAAAAGAAGCACAAGACCTGGGATATGCTGAATCCGATCCTACCTCAGATGTGGAAGGCTTGGACGCAGCAAGAAAGATGACCATTCTAGGCACACTGGGCTTCCGTACAAATGTAGAATTACAGGACGTCACTGTGAAGGGGATATCGGGGGTAAGTAAGGAAGATATCGCGTTTGCCAAACGTCTTGGATACGAGATGAAGCTGTTAGGGATAGCGGAATGCAAAGACGAGGAATTTAACATTAGCGTCCAACCTACAATGATCCGGTCAGGACACCCGATTGCCTCGGTTAATGGCGTGTTCAATGCTGTCTATGTCTACGGGGAAGCTGTGGGAGAGACGATGTTCTACGGAGCGGGTGCAGGCGCGATGCCAACAGCAACTTCTATCGTAGCGGATCTTGTAGCTGTGATCAAAAACCTGAAGCTGGGCGTCAACGGCTTGAAGCAGATCATTCCTTATAAAACCAAGAAAATTAAGAGTGATGAGAATATTTTTTATAAAAACTTCTTGCTTCTTCATGTGGATGATAAAGCGGGTGTACTCGCCAAAATCACTCAAGTGTTCGCCGAATATGATGTCAGTCTAGACTCGGTTGTTCAGCAGGCTAATCCTAATAATCCTGATGCAGAGATTATTATTGTCACTCATAATGCCAGCAAAGCTAGCATGGATAAAGTGCTCCGGCATTTCGATGATCTGAATGTAATCCGCCGTGTTAAGAGCCACTACCGGGTAGAGGGTTAA
- a CDS encoding ACT domain-containing protein: protein MKERYYLVREDILPDAVLKTMQVKQLLEAGDAKTINEGVEQVGLSRSAFYKYKDGIHLIHQLERERIVTVSLDLEHESGMLSKVLGSVASHGANVLTIHQSIPLQGRANVVISVEISHLNEELGDMMDSLKEISGVKRALIVGQG from the coding sequence GTGAAAGAACGCTATTATTTAGTCCGGGAAGATATATTGCCCGATGCGGTACTCAAGACCATGCAGGTGAAACAACTGTTAGAAGCCGGTGATGCGAAGACCATCAATGAAGGTGTGGAGCAGGTAGGACTTAGCCGGAGTGCCTTTTATAAGTATAAAGATGGGATTCACCTGATTCATCAATTGGAACGTGAGCGTATTGTTACCGTTTCTCTTGATTTAGAGCATGAATCCGGTATGTTATCCAAGGTATTGGGCTCTGTGGCAAGTCATGGGGCAAATGTTCTGACCATTCATCAGAGTATTCCGCTGCAAGGAAGAGCAAACGTAGTCATCTCAGTGGAAATTTCTCATCTTAATGAGGAACTGGGAGATATGATGGACAGTCTGAAAGAGATTTCCGGAGTGAAACGGGCCCTGATTGTTGGGCAAGGGTAG
- a CDS encoding SPFH domain-containing protein, producing MAIIEVVKYDGPPGVFAWKYPNQELGTWTQLIVNESQEAILFKGGQALDSFTAGRHTLSTANIPVLSNIVNLPFGGKSPFTAEVWYVNKLNAMNIKWGTSSPLQLQDPKYNIMISVRSFGQFGVKIDNPRKFLLELVGTLPQFDQDTLISYFRGLLMANINELISSYLVHKKISILEINAYVAEISKHIQGRLAPIFLESGIELNNFYIDSINIPDNDPATIRLKEALAKKAEMDIIGFTYQQERSFNTMEEAAGNPGNMGASMINTGMGLGMGLGFAGPAVDMVNRMTRGMGIDTGASPVGNPTKSCSKCGVINQSEAKFCNGCGQSILSDVSLPRKVLCHECEHEIVPGAKFCPGCGNSYRGCPTCQADNPAEAVVCVTCGNDMPKVCRQCSEKVAPGLKFCPHCGESMIIKCGGCGHELKPGQKFCAECGLRTS from the coding sequence ATGGCAATTATTGAAGTGGTGAAATATGATGGTCCTCCAGGTGTGTTCGCCTGGAAATATCCAAATCAGGAGCTTGGAACTTGGACCCAGCTAATCGTTAATGAGTCCCAAGAGGCAATTCTTTTCAAGGGTGGACAAGCGCTTGACTCTTTCACTGCCGGACGGCACACACTTAGTACAGCCAACATCCCGGTATTATCAAATATCGTTAATCTTCCCTTTGGTGGTAAATCTCCATTTACTGCAGAAGTCTGGTATGTAAATAAGCTGAACGCTATGAACATTAAATGGGGTACGAGCTCGCCGCTTCAGTTACAGGACCCTAAGTATAATATCATGATATCCGTGCGCTCCTTTGGACAGTTCGGTGTGAAGATTGATAACCCCCGCAAGTTTCTATTGGAACTGGTTGGAACACTTCCGCAATTTGATCAGGATACGCTCATTAGTTATTTCCGCGGATTGTTGATGGCGAATATCAATGAGCTGATTTCATCTTACCTTGTGCATAAAAAAATTAGCATACTGGAGATCAACGCGTACGTTGCTGAAATATCTAAGCATATTCAGGGCCGGCTAGCCCCGATTTTCTTGGAGAGTGGTATTGAACTTAATAATTTCTACATTGACTCTATCAATATTCCAGATAACGATCCAGCAACTATCCGATTGAAGGAAGCTCTTGCTAAAAAAGCGGAGATGGACATCATCGGCTTCACTTATCAGCAGGAACGCAGTTTTAATACAATGGAGGAAGCGGCAGGCAATCCGGGAAATATGGGTGCAAGTATGATCAATACCGGCATGGGACTTGGGATGGGATTAGGATTTGCAGGACCAGCAGTGGATATGGTCAATCGGATGACTAGGGGAATGGGTATTGATACGGGTGCTTCACCGGTAGGGAACCCGACAAAGTCTTGCTCCAAGTGCGGAGTGATAAACCAAAGTGAAGCCAAATTCTGCAACGGCTGTGGACAAAGCATACTGTCTGATGTCAGCCTACCCCGAAAAGTCTTATGTCACGAATGTGAGCATGAGATTGTTCCCGGAGCGAAATTTTGCCCCGGCTGTGGCAATTCCTACCGTGGATGTCCAACATGCCAAGCGGATAATCCAGCCGAAGCTGTCGTATGCGTCACTTGCGGTAACGATATGCCAAAGGTTTGCCGTCAATGTAGTGAAAAGGTTGCACCAGGGCTGAAGTTTTGCCCTCACTGCGGAGAAAGCATGATCATCAAATGCGGCGGCTGCGGGCATGAGTTAAAGCCCGGACAAAAGTTCTGTGCAGAATGCGGACTGAGAACGAGTTGA
- the obgE gene encoding GTPase ObgE: MFIDTAKIYVKGGDGGDGLVAFRREKYVPDGGPAGGDGGRGGDIIFKVDEGLRTLMDFRYQRHFKADKGIKGRNKSQHGANADHMVVRIPPGTVLIDDDTGEVIADMTRHGQYVVVARGGRGGRGNTRFATAANTAPELAENGEEGQERYLRMELKVMADVGLVGFPSVGKSTLLSVVSAAKPKIGAYHFTTITPNLGVVDVGDGRSFVMADLPGLIEGAHEGIGLGHEFLRHVERTRIIIHVVDMSGSEGRDPFDDWVKINDELKQYNAALAERPQIVAANKMDMPESEENLVSFRERTAEVRPDMQIMPISSLTKQGVQDLLYRTTDILDSIPVAPIGEEVAETTERKVYKLEAQEDDSFTITRENDTFIVSSPRIERMLKRMQLSTHDAILKLARTLRHMGVDAELRKRGAVEGTIVRIADFEFEFVENSSYY, translated from the coding sequence ATGTTTATAGATACAGCTAAGATTTATGTAAAAGGTGGCGACGGCGGGGATGGACTTGTCGCGTTCCGTCGTGAGAAATATGTTCCTGATGGTGGACCTGCTGGCGGTGATGGTGGCCGCGGCGGTGATATTATTTTCAAAGTAGATGAAGGTTTGCGTACACTGATGGACTTTCGTTATCAACGTCACTTCAAAGCAGACAAAGGAATAAAAGGTCGTAACAAAAGTCAGCATGGAGCGAACGCTGATCATATGGTCGTTCGGATCCCTCCAGGTACGGTGTTAATAGATGATGATACCGGTGAAGTGATTGCCGATATGACACGCCACGGACAATATGTGGTTGTAGCACGTGGAGGCCGTGGTGGTCGTGGGAATACCCGTTTTGCAACAGCGGCTAATACTGCGCCGGAACTGGCTGAGAACGGCGAAGAAGGTCAAGAACGTTATCTCCGCATGGAACTTAAGGTTATGGCTGATGTAGGTCTTGTAGGTTTCCCGAGTGTGGGTAAATCAACCTTATTATCCGTAGTATCTGCCGCAAAACCTAAAATTGGCGCGTATCACTTTACAACGATTACTCCTAATTTAGGTGTAGTGGATGTTGGCGACGGACGAAGCTTTGTAATGGCTGACCTGCCAGGGCTTATTGAAGGCGCGCACGAAGGTATTGGCCTCGGCCACGAATTTCTTCGACATGTAGAGCGTACACGCATTATTATCCATGTCGTTGACATGTCAGGCTCTGAAGGTCGCGATCCTTTTGATGATTGGGTTAAGATTAATGATGAGCTGAAGCAGTATAATGCTGCTCTTGCAGAGCGTCCGCAAATTGTGGCGGCTAACAAGATGGATATGCCTGAGTCAGAAGAGAATTTAGTTTCTTTCCGTGAGCGTACAGCTGAAGTTCGTCCGGATATGCAGATTATGCCTATTTCCTCACTGACCAAACAAGGGGTTCAAGACCTGTTGTACCGTACAACAGATATATTAGACAGTATTCCTGTCGCTCCAATTGGAGAAGAAGTAGCGGAAACCACTGAGCGTAAGGTGTACAAGCTTGAGGCTCAGGAAGATGATTCCTTCACAATTACACGTGAGAATGATACGTTCATTGTTAGCAGTCCACGGATCGAACGGATGCTGAAACGTATGCAGCTAAGTACACATGATGCCATTTTGAAGCTTGCACGTACACTGCGTCATATGGGTGTGGATGCAGAGCTTCGTAAACGCGGTGCGGTCGAAGGAACAATTGTACGGATAGCTGATTTCGAATTCGAATTCGTTGAGAACAGCAGCTACTATTAA
- a CDS encoding Spo0B domain-containing protein has translation MESWKSAIWAVLLSVTLPLGLVYWQTSLLTCLLLVIWITAVLVFSSFWNRRHYERELQKQERSLQQAAIRTLNHHRHDWMNDLQVLYGYIQLGKPDKTVRTVERIKERIALDSRIAKLGVPSLVFYIQSFRTHSTNLELEVIVEDELNLENKLTHEAQDELTAVITQTVRAFQYSGLAPQGEARKLIIGFTQDGGDILISFEGEGIHGNPALLQGQIYNIVQGKIMRAETLGHNQATVQLRLPLEM, from the coding sequence ATGGAATCCTGGAAAAGTGCAATCTGGGCGGTCTTGTTATCCGTAACACTTCCTTTGGGGCTTGTGTATTGGCAGACATCCCTTTTAACGTGCTTACTGCTTGTTATTTGGATAACGGCGGTGCTTGTTTTCAGTAGCTTTTGGAATCGGCGTCATTATGAGAGGGAGCTCCAAAAACAGGAACGGAGTCTGCAACAAGCAGCTATTCGGACACTGAATCACCACCGTCATGACTGGATGAACGACTTGCAGGTGCTTTACGGATATATCCAGCTAGGAAAGCCTGATAAAACGGTGCGAACTGTGGAAAGAATAAAGGAACGTATAGCGCTTGACAGCCGCATTGCTAAGCTTGGAGTTCCTTCACTTGTGTTCTATATCCAATCCTTCCGAACTCACAGCACCAATCTGGAGCTGGAGGTAATAGTGGAGGATGAATTGAATCTGGAGAACAAGCTTACTCATGAAGCGCAGGATGAGCTCACAGCAGTCATCACGCAGACCGTAAGAGCTTTTCAATACAGTGGACTTGCTCCCCAGGGTGAAGCCAGAAAGCTTATTATTGGCTTTACACAAGATGGTGGAGACATTCTTATCTCTTTCGAGGGTGAGGGAATACATGGTAATCCCGCACTACTTCAAGGGCAAATTTATAATATAGTACAAGGAAAAATCATGAGAGCGGAGACATTGGGGCATAATCAGGCTACTGTCCAATTGCGTCTACCGCTTGAAATGTGA
- the rpmA gene encoding 50S ribosomal protein L27: MLKLNLQLFASKKGVGSTRNGRDSQSKRLGVKRADGQTVTGGSILVRQRGTKIHPGTNVGIGKDDTLFAKVEGVVKFERWGRDRKKVSVYPVDVAPVAATLEA; this comes from the coding sequence ATGTTAAAATTGAATCTTCAATTGTTCGCATCGAAAAAAGGTGTAGGTTCCACAAGAAACGGTCGTGATAGCCAATCGAAACGTCTTGGTGTAAAGCGTGCTGACGGTCAAACAGTAACCGGCGGCAGCATCTTGGTTCGTCAACGCGGAACAAAAATTCACCCAGGCACAAACGTAGGCATCGGTAAAGATGATACTTTGTTTGCTAAAGTGGAAGGCGTAGTGAAGTTCGAACGTTGGGGCCGCGATCGCAAGAAAGTGAGCGTCTACCCAGTTGATGTTGCTCCGGTAGCAGCTACATTGGAAGCGTAA